In one Arachis duranensis cultivar V14167 chromosome 9, aradu.V14167.gnm2.J7QH, whole genome shotgun sequence genomic region, the following are encoded:
- the LOC107464061 gene encoding uncharacterized protein LOC107464061 isoform X2 → MKLKSKTEKCAMEKKRKRKLEKIVDVETDNTLNAEVGKEKKEKSSINRKRKNKDKNRRKGEVDLEENSDGIVHDHPSEAQEIKDTEEHGDADTGAAIKSRKKKSKKKRKKEASFVNEVENSPKKGGDPDQDQIYVISSGDEDFSKGMRKWITEYHQSRPGLNILQEQIDEFITAHEEKLEQERIEREERAAEGGWTVVVHHKGRKKTTDAESGVAVGSVAQAAVENKMAKKKNKEVKGDFYRFQKKEAQRNEIMMLQSKFEDDKKRLQQLRAARKFRPY, encoded by the exons ATGAAATTAAAAAGCAAAACTGAAAAGTGCGCCAtggaaaagaagaggaaaaggaagcTGGAAAAAATTGTTGACGTTGAGACAGATAATACATTGAATGCTGAAG TTGGAAaggagaaaaaggagaaatctTCTATcaatagaaagaggaagaataaagataaaaatcgtCGCAAGGGTGAAGTTGATTTAGAGGAGAATAGTG ATGGGATTGTTCATGACCATCCTTCTGAAGCTCAAGAAATCAAAGATACTGAGGAGCATGGAGATGCTGATACTGGAGCAGCCATCAAATCCC GtaaaaagaaatctaaaaagaagaggaaaaaggaagCTAGTTTTGTAAATGAGGTGGAAAATTCTCCAAAAAAAGGAGGGGACCCTGATCAGGATCAAATTTATGTTATTTCTTCTGGGGATGAGGACTTCTCAAAAGGAATGAGAA AGTGGATCACGGAATACCATCAAAGTAGACCAGGGCTGAATATATTGCAGGAGCAAATTGACGAATTCATAACTGCTCATGAGGAAAAACTGGAGCAG GAAAGGATAGAGagagaagaacgtgcagcagaAGGGGGTTGGACTGTTGTTGTACATCATAAGGGTAGGAAGAAAACTACCGACGCCGAAAGTGGGGTAGCTGTGGGATCTGTTGCACAAGCTGCAGTGGAGAAcaaaatggcaaaaaagaagaataaagaagTGAAGGGAGATTTCTACCGGTTTCAAAAGAAAGAAGCCCAGAGGAATG AGATCATGATGCTGCAGAGCAAATTTGAAGACGACAAAAAGAGACTGCAGCAATTAAGAGCTGCCAGAAAATTTAGACCTTATTAA
- the LOC107464061 gene encoding uncharacterized protein LOC107464061 isoform X1: MKLKSKTEKCAMEKKRKRKLEKIVDVETDNTLNAEVDNGMQVGKEKKEKSSINRKRKNKDKNRRKGEVDLEENSDGIVHDHPSEAQEIKDTEEHGDADTGAAIKSRKKKSKKKRKKEASFVNEVENSPKKGGDPDQDQIYVISSGDEDFSKGMRKWITEYHQSRPGLNILQEQIDEFITAHEEKLEQERIEREERAAEGGWTVVVHHKGRKKTTDAESGVAVGSVAQAAVENKMAKKKNKEVKGDFYRFQKKEAQRNEIMMLQSKFEDDKKRLQQLRAARKFRPY; the protein is encoded by the exons ATGAAATTAAAAAGCAAAACTGAAAAGTGCGCCAtggaaaagaagaggaaaaggaagcTGGAAAAAATTGTTGACGTTGAGACAGATAATACATTGAATGCTGAAG TGGATAATGGAATGCAAGTTGGAAaggagaaaaaggagaaatctTCTATcaatagaaagaggaagaataaagataaaaatcgtCGCAAGGGTGAAGTTGATTTAGAGGAGAATAGTG ATGGGATTGTTCATGACCATCCTTCTGAAGCTCAAGAAATCAAAGATACTGAGGAGCATGGAGATGCTGATACTGGAGCAGCCATCAAATCCC GtaaaaagaaatctaaaaagaagaggaaaaaggaagCTAGTTTTGTAAATGAGGTGGAAAATTCTCCAAAAAAAGGAGGGGACCCTGATCAGGATCAAATTTATGTTATTTCTTCTGGGGATGAGGACTTCTCAAAAGGAATGAGAA AGTGGATCACGGAATACCATCAAAGTAGACCAGGGCTGAATATATTGCAGGAGCAAATTGACGAATTCATAACTGCTCATGAGGAAAAACTGGAGCAG GAAAGGATAGAGagagaagaacgtgcagcagaAGGGGGTTGGACTGTTGTTGTACATCATAAGGGTAGGAAGAAAACTACCGACGCCGAAAGTGGGGTAGCTGTGGGATCTGTTGCACAAGCTGCAGTGGAGAAcaaaatggcaaaaaagaagaataaagaagTGAAGGGAGATTTCTACCGGTTTCAAAAGAAAGAAGCCCAGAGGAATG AGATCATGATGCTGCAGAGCAAATTTGAAGACGACAAAAAGAGACTGCAGCAATTAAGAGCTGCCAGAAAATTTAGACCTTATTAA
- the LOC107463969 gene encoding transcription repressor OFP14-like has translation MPKKIKKSLKHYISKIKNTSHPQIHLVPSKKWVLSSCKHPRTPSFALENKKKDTNKDEEATLADVDRFLFENFKSLYLKDDDEEATTATITATTIATKNKECNKSKKVAEEKSYDDEHKDIKVGSSPIFYDDIIDLRGSNRFFMPRALSESYSFRNTTLRGDDDEIISNSTSVSTHNNSSPSSQLYHSAKTYVQGHNHHDRDYSERDHRLVDNCVAVLASSESPYEDFKNSMQGMVDARVRNNQRVDWDFMEELLFCHINLNDKKLHKFILSAFVELVTALRQQPENNPPATAGKPRSVRTVRSGNLDGR, from the coding sequence ATGCCCAAGAAGATTAAAAAATCTCTTAAACATTACATATCCAAGATCAAAAACACTTCTCACCCACAAATTCATTTAGTACCCTCTAAGAAATGGGTTCTCTCAAGTTGCAAGCATCCAAGGACACCTTCTTTTGCCttggaaaacaagaaaaaagacaCCAACAAAGATGAAGAAGCGACCCTAGCCGATGTGGATCGCTTTCTCTTCGAGAATTTCAAGTCGCTTTATCTAAAAGACGACGATGAAGAAGCTACCACTGCCACTATCACTGCCACCACAATCGCCACAAAAAATAAGGAGTGTAATAAATCTAAAAAGGTAGCGGAAGAAAAAAGCTATGATGATGAACACAAAGATATAAAAGTAGGATCTTCTCCTATTTTTTATGATGACATAATTGATCTACGTGGATCTAATAGATTCTTTATGCCACGTGCACTCTCAGAGTCATATTCGTTTAGGAATACGACTCTGAGAGGTGATGACGatgaaattatatcaaattcaacttcAGTATCAACACATAATAATTCGTCACCATCTTCACAATTATATCATAGTGCAAAAACTTATGTCCAAGGTCATAATCATCACGATCGTGATTATAGTGAACGTGATCATAGGCTTGTGGATAACTGTGTGGCCGTGTTGGCATCTTCGGAGAGCCCTTATGAGGATTTCAAGAATTCCATGCAAGGAATGGTGGATGCAAGGGTAAGGAACAACCAAAGGGTGGATTGGGATTTCATGGAAGAGCTCTTGTTTTGTCATATAAATTTGAATGACAAGAAGTTGCACAAGTTCATACTAAGTGCTTTTGTGGAGTTGGTCACTGCCTTGCGCCAGCAGCCGGAGAATAATCCTCCGGCAACGGCTGGGAAGCCACGGAGCGTTCGAACGGTGAGAAGTGGAAATTTGGATGGGAGGTAG
- the LOC107463909 gene encoding uncharacterized protein LOC107463909 produces the protein MATSNNGTAAAKEREKEERRRRIAERGSDRMALITGKINTLPPQPPSGTSSPRQSYHHQTQSLGNFDKHLDNADDLPRHLRPQSLSPAFASEYEEEYMGGSENEQDSSAALSRLKHQGGFRYSNFKDYDIQKQLEQQDSEEDNMSKNIDGYEGNSGKIKLPLASKAAQMKAALEAKRSKRTGSPKPAPFFSSRELNACIIASETKRALSSLMIAMIVVFCYMISARVEAMRPLYILLITNVTIVLSRLYSEKAKLLEETNGVNEDPVDLQSWGDAVRLLERGLVAYQAIRGIFIDCSIYLVIVVCGVSMV, from the exons atggcTACTAGCAACAATGGAACAGCTGCTGCAAAggaaagagaaaaggaagagaggaggaggaggatcgCAGAGAGAGGTAGCGACAGGATGGCATTGATCACTGGTAAGATCAATACCCTTCCTCCGCAACCTCCCTCTGGAACCTCCTCCCCAAGACAATCCTACCATCACCAAACGCAATCATTAGGAAATTTCGATAAGCATTTGGACAATGCTGATGATCTTCCTCGTCATTTGCGTCCTCAATCTTTGTCCCCTGCATTTGCTTCTGAATATGAAGAAGAGTACATGG GTGGTTCTGAGAATGAACAAGATTCCTCGGCAGCTTTGTCAAGGTTAAAACATCAGGGTGGATTTAGgtactcaaattttaaagattatgACATTCAGAAACAATTAGAGCAACAAGATTCCGAAGAAGATAATATGTCAAAGAATATTGATGGCTATGAAGGCAATAGTGGCAAAATAAAACTGCCGCTGGCTTCAAAGGCTGCTCAGATGAAAGCAGCCCTTGAAGCAAAGCGGTCAAAGAGAACCGGATCGCCTAAGCCGGCACCGTTCTTCTCCTCAAGAGAGCTCAACGCATGCATCATAGCTTCTGAGACAAAAAGAGCCCTCAGCTCTTTGATGATAGCAATGATAGTTGTGTTCTGTTACATGATCTCGGCTAGGGTGGAAGCCATGAGACCACTTTACATACTCTTGATAACCAATGTCACAATCGTGCTGAGTCGCTTGTATAGCGAAAAAGCGAAGCTTCTAGAAGAAACCAATGGCGTAAACGAAGACCCTGTGGATCTACAAAGCTGGGGAGATGCAGTGAGACTCTTGGAGAGAGGTTTGGTTGCATATCAAGCCATTAGAGGGATTTTCATAGATTGCAGTATTTACTTAGTGATTGTTGTATGTGGTGTTTCAATGGTTTAA
- the LOC107463908 gene encoding uncharacterized protein LOC107463908 — MANSNSITVTSSTKHHLKNDIVFRPCRHCCCCITFTLVIFLSAASIFVFWPSDPDVKIEQLSLRHVKVHPIPPVSAVLLISVAVKVRNGDIYWMDLTDVDIGVRYRGIKLGHVETEEWHVRGWGWCHVFGDIEYSRLPSSDVIHLVEDMTKGKTTFHVLVEVSGQLGFLIFRFPYVFKAIRSCDVLVNTKNHSIIHQHCLHKDSSW, encoded by the exons ATGGCAAACTCAAACTCAATAACAGTAACCTCCTCCACGAAGCACCATTTAAAAAACGACATTGTTTTTAGGCCGTGCCGCCACTGCTGCTGCTGCATCACATTCACATTAGTGATTTTTCTCTCCGCTGCATCCATCTTCGTGTTCTGGCCGTCGGATCCAGACGTGAAGATCGAACAGCTGAGCTTGAGGCACGTGAAAGTTCACCCGATACCGCCGGTGAGTGCGGTGCTGCTGATCTCAGTGGCGGTGAAGGTGCGAAATGGGGACATCTACTGGATGGATCTGACGGACGTGGACATTGGAGTGAGGTACAGAGGGATCAAACTGGGTCACGTGGAAACGGAGGAGTGGCACGTGAGAGGATGGGGATGGTGCCACGTGTTCGGTGATATTGAGTACAGTAGGTTACCATCGTCGGATGTGATTCACTTGGTGGAGGACATGACGAAGGGAAAAACCACCTTTCATGTTCTTGTTGAGGTTTCTGGCCAGCTTGGATTTCTTATCTTTCGCTTTCCTTACGTCTTCAAG GCAATACGATCATGTGACGTTTTGGTCAATACAAAAAATCATtcaataattcatcaacattgCCTCCATAAA GACTCATCATGGTAA